The following proteins are co-located in the Athene noctua chromosome 16, bAthNoc1.hap1.1, whole genome shotgun sequence genome:
- the PFDN4 gene encoding prefoldin subunit 4 — protein MAATMKKAAAEDVNVTFEDQQKINKFARNTSRITELKEEIEVKKKQLQNLEDACDDIMMLDDGDSLFIPYQIGDVFISHSQEETQEMLEEAKKSLQEEIEALESRVESIQRVLSDLKVQLYAKFGNNINLEAEDS, from the exons ATGGCCGCCACCATGAAGAAAGCG GCTGCGGAAGATGTCAATGTTACTTTTGAAGATCAACAGAAAATTAACAAATTTGCAAGAAATACTAGCAGGATCACAGAgctgaaagaagaaatagaagtgAAAAAG AAACAACTTCAGAATTTGGAAGATGCTTGTGATGACATCATGATGCTTGATGACGGTGACTCACTTTTCATACCCTACCAAATTGGAGATGTCTTCATTAGTCATTCCCAAGAGGAGACACAAGAGATGCTGGAGGAGGCAAAG aaaagtttaCAAGAAGAAATTGAAGCATTAGAATCCCGAGTGGAATCAATTCAGAGGGTGTTATCTGACCTGAAAGTTCAGCTCTATGCAAAGTTTGGAAATAACATAAATCTTGAAGCTGAGGACAGTTAA